From the Thomasclavelia ramosa DSM 1402 genome, the window TTTGGAAATATTAATGCTCGTGATCTAAAGTGGATTAGCAGTTCCTTAAAAGTAGTTCCAGAATTAAAAAATCAATTATTATCGTTAGATGAACCTTTAATTAGTGCCTTGGCAGATCATTTTACTGATTTAAGTCACATTACTAATTTGATTGATCAAGCAATTGTTGATAATCCGCCATTAACTGTAAAAGAAGGAAATTTAATCAAGGAAGGATTTAATGAAGAACTTGATGAACTTCGTTATATCCGTGATCACGGTAAACAGTGGTTAGCTCAATTTGAGCAAAATGAGCGTGATAAAACAGGAATAAAAGGATTAAAAGTAGGATATAACCGTGTCTTTGGATATTATATTGAAGTGACTAAAGGAAATCTATCATTAGTTAAAGATGAATTTAATTATACTCGTAAACAAAGTTTATCTAATGCTGAACGTTTTGTGACACCAGAATTAAAAGAGATGGAATCAAAATTACTTAGTGCACAAGATAAAATGATAAAACTAGAATATGCATTATTTACAGAAATTAGAAATTACATAAAAAAAGATGTTCATGCTATTCAGGATGTTGCTAAAATTATTGCTAAAATTGATGTTTTTCAATCATTAGCAATGATTTCTAGTGAGAATAGTTATGTTCGGCCAACTTTCAATCATAATAAAGTGTTTAAAGTAGTTGATGGTCGTCATGGCGTAATTGAACGGGTTATGGCACAAGGAACATATGTTTCGAATGATGTAAATATTGATGCTGCTAATCCAGTGATGTTGATTACAGGACCTAATATGGGTGGTAAATCGACTTATATGCGAACGATTGCTTTAATTGCACTGATGGGACAAATAGGGTGTTTTGTTCCATGTAGCGAAGCTTGTATTCCAATTTTTGATCAAATTTTTACTCGAATCGGGGCTAGTGATGATTTAATTTCCGGGCAGTCAACTTTTATGGTTGAAATGTTAGAAGCTAATAATGCTTTACGCTTTGCAACAGAAAATTCATTGATTATTTTTGATGAGATAGGTCGAGGGACTGCAACTTTTGATGGGATGGCAATTGCTCAAGCTATGATCGAGTATATCGCTGCAAAGATTAAGTGTATTACATTATTTTCAACTCATTATCATGAATTAACATTCTTAGAAGAAAAGAATCTTGGAATTAAAAATGTCCATGCTAGTGCTTCAATTGAAAATGATGATCTTGTCTTTTTATACCGTATCAAACCAGGACGGTCAAATAAATCTTATGGTGTCAATGTTGCTAAATTAGCTAAATTACCAGATGCAGTATTAAATCGTGCTAATGTACTATTAGAAGCTTTAGAGGAAAATAATATTGAGCATCATTTAAGCGATGATACTTTAAAAGAAGCTCCACCAGTAACCGTAAGTGTAGTGGAAAAATATTTAGAAGGTATTGATCCAATGGCGCTTTCACCAATTGATGCTTTATCAACATTGATTGAATTAAAGAAATTAAATGAGAAGTAGGTGATATATTTGCAAAAAATAAGACAGCTAGATGATGTATTGGCTAATAAAATCGCTGCTGGTGAGGTGATTGAAAGACCGGCAAATGTAGTTAAAGAACTAGTCGAAAATAGTATTGATGCAAACAGTACGAAGATAGATGTGATTATTGAAGAAGGTGGATTAAACTTGATTCAAATAATTGATAATGGTGAGGGAATGGTCAAAGAAGATGCCTTACTATGTTTTTCACGTCATGCTACTAGTAAAATCAAAGATGATCAAGATTTGTTTTGCATTCAAACTTTAGGGTTTAGAGGTGAAGCAATTCCTTCGATTGCTTCAATTAGTAATTTTGAATTGAAAACGAGTACAGGAGGAACAGGGACAACTGTTACTTATGAATATGGACGCTTTGTTGAGTGTAATGAAAGTGATAGTAAAAAAGGGACTAATATCAAAGTTGAAAAATTATTTCAAAATGTCCCAGCTCGATTAAAATATATAAAATCGACTAATGCTGAGTTTGCTAATATTCAAACATATTTGGAACGACTATCTTTATCTCATCCACACATTGCTTTTATGTTAGTTCATAATGGCAGAACAATTTATAAGACCAATGGAAATGGTAATTTGTTGGAAGTTATCTCGAACATTTATGGATTAAATGTTGCCAAAGCAATGATTCCAGTGGATTTTGAAGATGATGAATTTCATGTGACGGGTTATGTTTCAAAAATTGATGTGAATCGTGCTAGTAAGAATCATATGGTGACAATGGTAAATTCACGGGTAGTTAAAAATAAAGTGAGTGTTGATAGTATTAATAATGCATATCGTCGATATTTAGCTGATAAACGTTATCCAATTGCGATTGTTAATATTGAAATAGATCCTTATTTAGTAGATGTTAATGTGCATCCCTCAAAGCTGGAGGTACGTTTTTCTAAAGAAAGTCAATTACGTGAATTAATTTATCAAGGTGTTAGTGATGCTCTTGCAAAAGTTAATTTGACTTACGATGCGACCGCTGAATATAAAAAAACTAAGGCGCCTTTGAATTTGGAACAACCTAGTCTTGATTTAACTTATGAGTCAGTACCCATTAAAACAATAGAGCAACCACGATTTGAAGCTGATTTTCCTCAAAATGATCAAGAAGTTGTTTTTAAAGACGCATCTTTCGATGATTTTACTTTTGTTAAGGAAGAAACTAGTGAATACATTATCCCCGATCAACAAATTATTGAGACAAAAGTTGAGCCACGTGAAAAATTAATGAAAAAGAAGTTATTTGTTAAAGGACAGGTTCATGGTACATATATAATTTGTGAAGATGAAACAGGAATGTATATTGTTGATCAGCATGCTGGGCAAGAAAGAATCAATTATGAGTATTTTTTGGAAAAATATCAAAATCTTGATCTATCAATGCGGGATTTATTAGTACCGATCACACTTGAATATCCTTTAAGTGAATTTTTGATTATTGAGGAAAGGAAAGACTTATTGACTAAAGTTGGAATTAATCTTGAGGTTTTTGGTAATAGCGGTTATGTAATAAAGCAATTACCGTTATGGATGCAAAATATTGATGAGCAAGTATTTATTGAAGATATGATGATGCAGTTATTAAATGATAATAAAATCGATGTCATCAAATTACAAGATCATGCAATTGCTACGCTTAGTTGTAAAGCTTCATTAAAAGCAAATACACATTTATCAACCGAGGGGATGCAAAATATTATTGATAATTTAATGCGTTGTGATAATCCATACGTTTGTCCGCATGGAAGACCAACAATTATATATTATTCAACTTATGAAATTGAAAAGTTATTTAAGAGGGTCGTGTAATGGAGAAAGTTATTGTTGTAGTTGGTCCGACTGGGGTTGGAAAAACTAGGATGGGCGTTGCTCTAGCTAAGCATTTTAATGGCGAAGTGATTAGCGGTGATTCGATGCAAATATATAAAACAATGGATATTGGAACGGCTAAAGTAACAGATGATGAAATGGAAGGTATTGTTCATCATTTGATTGATGTTAAGGAGCCAACTGAAAGCTATAGTGTAAAAGATTTTCAAGATGAAGTTCGTTTAAAAATAAAAGAAATAATATCACGTGGTAAATTGCCGA encodes:
- the mutL gene encoding DNA mismatch repair endonuclease MutL, with the protein product MQKIRQLDDVLANKIAAGEVIERPANVVKELVENSIDANSTKIDVIIEEGGLNLIQIIDNGEGMVKEDALLCFSRHATSKIKDDQDLFCIQTLGFRGEAIPSIASISNFELKTSTGGTGTTVTYEYGRFVECNESDSKKGTNIKVEKLFQNVPARLKYIKSTNAEFANIQTYLERLSLSHPHIAFMLVHNGRTIYKTNGNGNLLEVISNIYGLNVAKAMIPVDFEDDEFHVTGYVSKIDVNRASKNHMVTMVNSRVVKNKVSVDSINNAYRRYLADKRYPIAIVNIEIDPYLVDVNVHPSKLEVRFSKESQLRELIYQGVSDALAKVNLTYDATAEYKKTKAPLNLEQPSLDLTYESVPIKTIEQPRFEADFPQNDQEVVFKDASFDDFTFVKEETSEYIIPDQQIIETKVEPREKLMKKKLFVKGQVHGTYIICEDETGMYIVDQHAGQERINYEYFLEKYQNLDLSMRDLLVPITLEYPLSEFLIIEERKDLLTKVGINLEVFGNSGYVIKQLPLWMQNIDEQVFIEDMMMQLLNDNKIDVIKLQDHAIATLSCKASLKANTHLSTEGMQNIIDNLMRCDNPYVCPHGRPTIIYYSTYEIEKLFKRVV
- the mutS gene encoding DNA mismatch repair protein MutS, whose product is MKPKYSPMMMQYLSIKEENQDSIVMFRLGDFYEMFFDDAIMVSKELEIALTGKNAGAPERVPMCGVPFHSASGYIQKLVDNGHRVAIVEQLTEPGKRGIVERGVVQIITPGTIFDESLTNNKNNYIAALEEFDFTYTLAFCDITTGEFSVVNIEKKEKLLLNQLETMAVKEIVTLPNQIREFDDILSSPFAHDNYNEKYDKIFSKINDLKQIKTASLLLNYLLDTQKRELEHLQIIEEINNEDYVRMDLYTKKALELTSSAKSNDKYGSLFWLLDQTKTAMGSRMLKQWIERPLINQEQIEERLDIVEIFTNHFIQRESIKEILKDIYDLERLSSRIAFGNINARDLKWISSSLKVVPELKNQLLSLDEPLISALADHFTDLSHITNLIDQAIVDNPPLTVKEGNLIKEGFNEELDELRYIRDHGKQWLAQFEQNERDKTGIKGLKVGYNRVFGYYIEVTKGNLSLVKDEFNYTRKQSLSNAERFVTPELKEMESKLLSAQDKMIKLEYALFTEIRNYIKKDVHAIQDVAKIIAKIDVFQSLAMISSENSYVRPTFNHNKVFKVVDGRHGVIERVMAQGTYVSNDVNIDAANPVMLITGPNMGGKSTYMRTIALIALMGQIGCFVPCSEACIPIFDQIFTRIGASDDLISGQSTFMVEMLEANNALRFATENSLIIFDEIGRGTATFDGMAIAQAMIEYIAAKIKCITLFSTHYHELTFLEEKNLGIKNVHASASIENDDLVFLYRIKPGRSNKSYGVNVAKLAKLPDAVLNRANVLLEALEENNIEHHLSDDTLKEAPPVTVSVVEKYLEGIDPMALSPIDALSTLIELKKLNEK